One Mobula hypostoma chromosome 5, sMobHyp1.1, whole genome shotgun sequence DNA segment encodes these proteins:
- the LOC134346132 gene encoding torsin-4A-like isoform X1 produces the protein MPLPIKTQETADAGIWTTSNLLDEFSGSNHICAETGIETLSVSLPHSKRRQSKMEVERRHRLGRTVVKLRLASRMARGRRLGRTKAGGEPVPLQRPSRRKTAASKRQAQKQGGEGWLGPDTVVMGLLYLLCAIVAVQMYHGEDMEKNIQAYDIDHLEKTLHRELVGQTLAINKLTKLLRGYLATYFHSKPLVLSINGPTGVGKSYLGRLIAKHFRSALGSCVVIQHSAKHHSPLDLISRVPDTFSRARQASQVPVLLLDQLEYAGPQLLDFLRHLVASPSHTSAVYILLTNVGSELIVQSARHGFGQGVTGQVQRLSGELARLTAGVHPIWREAKFIPLFPLHQLHVVQCARQVMEREGFYPQDPRAEAMATGLSYYKARQRLYSKQGCKPVLLRVRKIKRDQWERGWM, from the exons ATGCCATTGCCAatcaagacacaagagactgcagatgctggaatctggacaacaagcaatctgctggacgaATTCAGTGGATCAAACCACATCTGTGCGGAGACAGGAATTGAAACATTATCAGTTTCTTTGCCCCACAG CAAAAGGAGACAATCAAAGATGGAGGTGGAGAGAAGGCATCGCCTGGGGCGCACCGTGGTGAAGCTACGGCTGGCCAGCCGCATGGCACGAGGCAGGCGCCTTGGGAGGACGAAGGCTGGTGGCGAGCCGGTCCCCCTGCAGCGCCCGAGCAGGAGGAAGACTGCTGCCAGCAAGAGGCAGGCCCAGAAGCAGGGTGGTGAGGGCTGGCTGGGCCCGGATACGGTGGTGATGGGGCTGCTGTATCTGCTGTGCGCGATTGTGGCCGTGCAGATGTACCACGGCGAGGACATGGAGAAGAATATCCAGGCCTACGATATCGACCACCTCGAGAAGACACTACACAGGGAGCTGGTGGGACAGACACTGGCTATCAACAAGCTGACCAAGCTGCTGAGGGGCTACCTGGCCACGTACTTCCATTCCAAGCCGTTGGTCCTCTCCATCAATGGTCCCACCGGCGTCGGAAAGAGCTACCTGGGGAGGCTCATCGCCAAACACTTCAGGTCCGCCCTCGGGTCCTGTGTGGTCATTCAGCACTCCGCCAAGCACCACTCCCCGCTGGACCTGATCTCCCGGGTCCCAGACACCTTCTCCCGAGCGCGGCAGGCCAGTCAGGTCCCGGTGCTGCTCCTTGACCAACTGGAGTACGCTGGCCCGCAGCTCCTGGACTTCCTCAGGCACCTGGTGGCCTCCCCCAGCCACACCAGTGCCGTCTACATCCTCCTAACCAACGTCGGGAGCGAGCTGATTGTCCAGTCCGCCCGCCACGGCTTTGGCCAGGGGGTGACGGGCCAGGTGCAGAGGCTCAGCGGGGAGCTGGCCAGGCTGACAGCCGGGGTGCACCCAATTTGGAGGGAGGCCAAGTTCATCCCCCTCTTCCCGCTGCACCAGCTGCATGTGGTACAGTGCGCCCGGCAGGTGATGGAGCGGGAGGGTTTCTACCCACAGGACCCCCGGGCGGAGGCCATGGCCACCGGTCTGAGCTACTACAAAGCCAGGCAGCGCCTCTATTCCAAGCAAGGCTGCAAGCCCGTGCTGCTGAGAGTCAGGAAAATCAAGCGAGATCAATGGGAAAGGGGCTGGATGTGA
- the LOC134346132 gene encoding torsin-4A-like isoform X2 yields MEVERRHRLGRTVVKLRLASRMARGRRLGRTKAGGEPVPLQRPSRRKTAASKRQAQKQGGEGWLGPDTVVMGLLYLLCAIVAVQMYHGEDMEKNIQAYDIDHLEKTLHRELVGQTLAINKLTKLLRGYLATYFHSKPLVLSINGPTGVGKSYLGRLIAKHFRSALGSCVVIQHSAKHHSPLDLISRVPDTFSRARQASQVPVLLLDQLEYAGPQLLDFLRHLVASPSHTSAVYILLTNVGSELIVQSARHGFGQGVTGQVQRLSGELARLTAGVHPIWREAKFIPLFPLHQLHVVQCARQVMEREGFYPQDPRAEAMATGLSYYKARQRLYSKQGCKPVLLRVRKIKRDQWERGWM; encoded by the coding sequence ATGGAGGTGGAGAGAAGGCATCGCCTGGGGCGCACCGTGGTGAAGCTACGGCTGGCCAGCCGCATGGCACGAGGCAGGCGCCTTGGGAGGACGAAGGCTGGTGGCGAGCCGGTCCCCCTGCAGCGCCCGAGCAGGAGGAAGACTGCTGCCAGCAAGAGGCAGGCCCAGAAGCAGGGTGGTGAGGGCTGGCTGGGCCCGGATACGGTGGTGATGGGGCTGCTGTATCTGCTGTGCGCGATTGTGGCCGTGCAGATGTACCACGGCGAGGACATGGAGAAGAATATCCAGGCCTACGATATCGACCACCTCGAGAAGACACTACACAGGGAGCTGGTGGGACAGACACTGGCTATCAACAAGCTGACCAAGCTGCTGAGGGGCTACCTGGCCACGTACTTCCATTCCAAGCCGTTGGTCCTCTCCATCAATGGTCCCACCGGCGTCGGAAAGAGCTACCTGGGGAGGCTCATCGCCAAACACTTCAGGTCCGCCCTCGGGTCCTGTGTGGTCATTCAGCACTCCGCCAAGCACCACTCCCCGCTGGACCTGATCTCCCGGGTCCCAGACACCTTCTCCCGAGCGCGGCAGGCCAGTCAGGTCCCGGTGCTGCTCCTTGACCAACTGGAGTACGCTGGCCCGCAGCTCCTGGACTTCCTCAGGCACCTGGTGGCCTCCCCCAGCCACACCAGTGCCGTCTACATCCTCCTAACCAACGTCGGGAGCGAGCTGATTGTCCAGTCCGCCCGCCACGGCTTTGGCCAGGGGGTGACGGGCCAGGTGCAGAGGCTCAGCGGGGAGCTGGCCAGGCTGACAGCCGGGGTGCACCCAATTTGGAGGGAGGCCAAGTTCATCCCCCTCTTCCCGCTGCACCAGCTGCATGTGGTACAGTGCGCCCGGCAGGTGATGGAGCGGGAGGGTTTCTACCCACAGGACCCCCGGGCGGAGGCCATGGCCACCGGTCTGAGCTACTACAAAGCCAGGCAGCGCCTCTATTCCAAGCAAGGCTGCAAGCCCGTGCTGCTGAGAGTCAGGAAAATCAAGCGAGATCAATGGGAAAGGGGCTGGATGTGA